The nucleotide window GCACGATGATGCGCGAATTGGCCGTGCAGTTTTCACCCATATTCCAAAATGCGGCGGAGCAGGCATGGCTAGCTGCGTGCTCAAGGTCGGTAAAGTCTTCAAGCAGTATAAAGGGGCTTTTGCCCCCAAGCTCCAGTACCACACGCTTCAGATTACTTTCGGCAGAGTATTGCAGAAAGCGGCGGCCCACATCAGTGGAGCCAGTGAACGAAAGAACGTCGATATCCATATGGCGGCCCAGCGCTTCGCCAACCAGGCCGCCGGGGCCCGGCAGCACCTGAAGCACACCTTCGGGAACCCCGGCCTCTGCCGCCAGTTCTGCCAGTCGCAAGGTAGAAAGGCAGGTAACACTGGCGGGTTTAATGATGACGCTATTGCCTTCGGAAAGTGCTGGACCAAGCTTCCAGCCTACCATTTGCAGAGGAAAGTTCCAGGGCAGCACGCAGGCTATAACGCCTGCCGGCTCACGCACGATAAGGCCGCATTTGAGATCGCCTGAAGGCGAAGTGCTGCCGTACTGCTTGTCGGTAAATTCGGCATGCCACTCAAGGCATTCAATGGTTTCAGGCAGATCAGTACACAGGTTCTCGCGGATGGGCTTGCCGCTGTCGATACTTTCAAGCACCGCAAGCTCAACAATATGTTTTTCCATAAGGGCGCAAAGCTTGAGAAAGATCTTTTTACGTTCTGTGGGGTGCATTTTGGACCACACCCCGGAATTAAAGGTTTTGCGGGCCACAGCCACCGCTTTGTCCACGTCTTCTTTGCCGCAGCTTGCAACCTGAGCCAGCTCTTTGCCAGTAGCGGGGTTGATGGTGGCAAAGGTTTTACCCGATGCGGCGGAAATAAACTTGCCGCCAATAAAGGCCAGGGTGGGGTATTGCAGGCTGGCCGCCAGATTTTCATATTCCTGGCAGGTAAGGAACTGAGACATGGTGGATTCTCCTGTTGTAAAAGTCTTTGGCGGCTGGGGCATTATCACTCTGACATGCCCAGGCGCTGCGTGAGCAGGCGCCCGCCGCAAGGTCGCGAGTTGTTAATTTGCGTGGTTAAGCGCCATAACAGGCGTGCTTTAGACTTTGAGCGTGCTGTTCCCAAAGCTAACCTGCTCTAGTTGAGGTCTGGGGGCATAGGCATGTCCGCCAGTTCACCCAAACTTAGAGGAAAAAGCGGCGGCTGGGCTGTGTACTGCGGTAATTGGTCCAGAGGCAGCCCCTGTGTATGGGCAATCATTTCAGCCACAGCTTGCCCGCACATACGGCCCTGGCAGGTTCCCATGCCGGGACGGGCTTGGGCCTTGAGACCATCTGGCGAAAAACAGCCTTGCTTGATGGTCTGCTGCAGTTCTTGGG belongs to Desulfovibrio intestinalis and includes:
- a CDS encoding aldehyde dehydrogenase, which gives rise to MSQFLTCQEYENLAASLQYPTLAFIGGKFISAASGKTFATINPATGKELAQVASCGKEDVDKAVAVARKTFNSGVWSKMHPTERKKIFLKLCALMEKHIVELAVLESIDSGKPIRENLCTDLPETIECLEWHAEFTDKQYGSTSPSGDLKCGLIVREPAGVIACVLPWNFPLQMVGWKLGPALSEGNSVIIKPASVTCLSTLRLAELAAEAGVPEGVLQVLPGPGGLVGEALGRHMDIDVLSFTGSTDVGRRFLQYSAESNLKRVVLELGGKSPFILLEDFTDLEHAASHACSAAFWNMGENCTANSRIIVPARKKEAFLDAFLAALSEWKMGNPLDPANALGSMVSEQQFKTVMGYIEKGKAEGGHIVTGGKAAPIGSGLFIEPTIFDNVGRDATVVREEIFGPVTAILTATSDEDALAMANDTCYGLHGSIFTESLTKAHTFASALKAGTVSINCFSEGDNTTPFGGYKLSGFGGKDKGRESHDQYTEQKTIFINLDR